From the genome of Streptomyces sp. NBC_01304:
GCAGCCAGGTGATGCCGGGCCGCGAGAAGTCCGGCGTCGGCGGCGTGTAGTACGGCGCGGCGGCGCCGCCCGCAGGCGCGATGCGGGACTCCACTCGCCGTACCCGCTCGGCGAGTTCGAAGTGCGTGCCGTCGAGCGCGTCCATCGCCTCGTCCATCACGGACTGCAGCCAGTCCCGCACCGCGTCGACGCCCTCGATGTGCGCACCGTGCTCGTCGAGGTGCGCGAGCGCCACCCAGGGCGTCGCCGCGCCCGGCAGGACCTTCTCGGCCTCCGTCTTCATCTCGCCGAGGATGCGGTGGTACTCGGACCAGCCGTACGCGTACGCCTCGTCCAGATCGAGATCCGTGCCGTTGAAGTACCGCGACCAGCGCGCGTACCGCTCCCGGCCGACCGTGTCCGGGGCGCCCGCCACCGCCGGCGCGTACACCTGCCGCATCCAGTCGCGCAGCTCCGCCACGGCCGCGGTCGCCTCGCCCGCCGCCGCGTCCAGCTCGGTGCGCAGCGCCTCGGGCCCGGCCGCCGCGTACCCCTCGAACCAGCCTCGCCCGTCCGCCGAGCCCTCGCCGGACCAGGAGGCCAGCTGCCCGACGAAGGTGTCGGTGGCCCGCGGGCTGCCGTACAGCTTGCGCTCCAGGCCGAGGGCGAGGGATTCGCGGTAGCCGGCGAGCGCCACGGGCACCGCGCGCAGCCGCGCGACGATCGCGGCCCAGTCCTCGTCCGTCTCGGCCGGCGTCACCGTGAACACCTCGCGCACCGCGTGCGCGGGCGAGTGCAGGTTGCTGACCGCGCGCAGCGATTCGTCCGCCTCGTGAACGGCCAGCTCCGCCGTGAGCCGCTCGCGCAGCAGGCGGGCGCAGCGCCGCTCGACCGGGCTGTCGCCGCCCGGGGCCTTCTCGGCCTCGTCCAGGCGCGCCAGCGTGGCGCGGGCCAGATCGGCGAGCGCCTCGGCGCCCGCCGGGGAGAAGTCGGGCAGCTTCCCCGAACTCTCGGCCACGCCGAGGAAGGTGCCGGTGATCGGGTCGAGGGCGATGAGGTCGTCGACGTAGGCGTCGGCGACCTGGCGGGGCAGCGGGCTGCGCATGGTGTCTGACATGCGGCCATACTCGTACGACGACCGGCTCCGCGTCACTTGATTCAGCTCTCGGCGGTCCCCGGAACTCGGCCGTCGGCGCTCTCCCGATCCTCGGCCCCCGGCGGCATCAGCGGCCCGCAGTCCCACTGCTGGAAGATCAACCGGGTTTCCACGCGCGCCACTTCACGGTGCGCGGTGAATTCGTCGAGCACGAGGCGCTGGAGCTCCGCGGCGTCGGCCACGGCCACATGCACCAAGTAGTCGTCGGGCCCGGTCAGATGGAACAGCGCCCGCGACTGGGGCAGCGCCCTGATCCGGTCCACGAACGGCCCGACCAGCTCCCGCCGGTGCGGTCTGACCTGCACCGAGAGCAGCGCTTCCAGGCCACGCCCGAGCCGCACCGGATCGACCCGCAGCTGATGGCCGAGAATCACTCCGGAGCGGCGCAGCCGCGCCACCCGGTCCAGACAGGTCGAGGCGGCGACACCGACCTGGGCGGCGAGGTCGCGATAGGTGGTCCGGGCGTCGTTCTGCAGGAGCCGCAGAATGTGCAGGTCCACCGGGTCCAGTTCGACAGAATCGGCCATTGGCCGAAATTAGCACGGGATATCGCGCCAGGATCCCGTGCTGCGTTCAGCCTTTGACCATGGACACCACAGCCATGGACTCCACAGCCCTGGACTCCGCCTCGCTCGACGCCGCAGCCCCGGACGCCACGGTCCCGGACACCGCGGCCGAGGCTCACCGGCCGACGCTCGCCGCGACCACACCCCGGTCGCTGGCCACCGAGGCCGTGCACGCCGGACGCGAGGACCTCGCCTCCCTCGGTCTGCACGCGCCGCCGCTCGACCTGTCCACCACCTACCCCTCGTACGACAGCCGGGGCGAGGCCGCCCGCATCGACGCCTTCGCCGCGACGGGCGCCCTCGACGACGGCCCGCCCGTCTACGGCCGCCTCTCCAACCCCACGGTCGCCCGCTTCGAGACGGCGCTCGCCCGCCTGGAGGGCA
Proteins encoded in this window:
- a CDS encoding DUF885 domain-containing protein, with protein sequence MSDTMRSPLPRQVADAYVDDLIALDPITGTFLGVAESSGKLPDFSPAGAEALADLARATLARLDEAEKAPGGDSPVERRCARLLRERLTAELAVHEADESLRAVSNLHSPAHAVREVFTVTPAETDEDWAAIVARLRAVPVALAGYRESLALGLERKLYGSPRATDTFVGQLASWSGEGSADGRGWFEGYAAAGPEALRTELDAAAGEATAAVAELRDWMRQVYAPAVAGAPDTVGRERYARWSRYFNGTDLDLDEAYAYGWSEYHRILGEMKTEAEKVLPGAATPWVALAHLDEHGAHIEGVDAVRDWLQSVMDEAMDALDGTHFELAERVRRVESRIAPAGGAAAPYYTPPTPDFSRPGITWLPTMGETRFPVYDLVSTWYHEGVPGHHLQLAQWAHVAEDLSRYQATVGMVSANAEGWALYAERLMDELGFLTDAEKRLGYLDAQMMRAARVIVDIGMHLGLEIPADSPFHPGERWTPALAQEFFGLHSGRPADFVESELVRYLSMPGQAIGYKLGERAWLLGRANARAAHGDSFDAKAWHMAALSQGSLGLDDLVEELSAL
- a CDS encoding Lrp/AsnC family transcriptional regulator; its protein translation is MADSVELDPVDLHILRLLQNDARTTYRDLAAQVGVAASTCLDRVARLRRSGVILGHQLRVDPVRLGRGLEALLSVQVRPHRRELVGPFVDRIRALPQSRALFHLTGPDDYLVHVAVADAAELQRLVLDEFTAHREVARVETRLIFQQWDCGPLMPPGAEDRESADGRVPGTAES